GAGAATAATAGCTTAGGAATTCAAAAGGATGGTATCTGGAAATTTGTAAAAGAGAACAATTATCATTTACAAGATATGCTAGGTGGAACATATGAAAGTGCTTCTGGAGATTATACCAGAAAAGAATTTTCCAAACTTATTGAGACTATTAAAAGTCTGAAGAAGAAACCCTATGGTATAGTTGTTAATATAGTGAATCGTTTTTCCCGTACTGGAGGGAATGCAGTTGGGTTACTAGAGGAATTAATCGAAAATATGGGAGTGCATTTATTTGAAGCATCAACTGGTAGAAACACAACTACAATTGCTGGTAAACTAGAAATTTATCAAGCCTTGTTAGAAGCCCAAAGAGAAAATTACTCAAGACTTGCGGTAACTATTTCTGGCATGATAAAGCATTTGGAAAAAGGATATAGATTTGGTAAAGCAGGAAGAGGTTATGATCATTTTGGACCTAAAGTAAAAGACTATAACAGAATGAGAAAAAAGCAAGAAATCAGGATTAATAAAGAAGGTAAAATCTTACGGCAAGCATGGAAGTGGAAATTACAAGGAGAGAAAGATTGTATTATTATAAAAAAATTATCTAATCTGGGGGTAAAAATAAGCAAGCAAGCTTTATCTAAAATGTGGCGAGATCCATTTTATTGTGGAATATCAACAAGCAGAATGTTAGATGGTAAAGTAGTATACGGACAATGGGAAAAAATGGTAAGTGAACAAGATTTTTTGTATGTACAAGAAATAATTAAAGGCAACAGACATGGTTATAAACATGATAATTCTAGTCCCAAACGCCCTCTAAGTGGCTTTATTCGCTGCCAAAATTGTGGTAAAAAAATGACTGGGTACGAAGTAAAAAATAAGAAAACCCATTATTATAAATGTCAAAAATGTCTGGGTGTAAGTATCAATGTAGAAACAACACCTAAAGCGAAAGGAAAAGGGGCTAATGATTTATTTATTGAAGAATTAAATAAATATCAGTTGCCCGTAAATTTAATTGAACCGTTTAAAGAACAATTAAAACTTACATATAACACCTTAAATGGTGATCTGGAACAATCGAATAAATTGATATATGAACAATTGGAAAAATTAAAGATAGACTTTAAGAAGTTAAAAACTAGATATGCTTTAAATGCAGATATTGATAGTGATGTATATCAAGAATTAAAGACAGACTTTGAACTTAAAATTTCTACTTTGGAGAGTGAGATTGAAAATGGAAGTCAAAAAATATCTAACCTGGATAATTATATAACTTTATCGGCGGAAATCGTTGGAAACATCAGTAAATATTGGGCTTTTCAAGAATTAGAAACACAGAAACGAATCCAAGAACTTGTTTTTCCTGAAGGTATTATGTTGGATACAAAAAATAGGGTATATCTAACCTCCAAAGTGAATTTAATATTCGAAGAAAGCTCAATGTTGGTAAAGGATTCCAAAGAAGAAAATAAAAACGACAATGATAAAAAACCATTGTCGTCAAGTATTGTAGCGAGGAGCAGACTTGAACTGCCGACCTTCGGGTTATGAATCCGATGCTCTAACCAGCTGAGCTACCTCGCCAACGGGCGGCAAAGATAAGAGTTTTACAAAAAAATAAGCCGGTAAAAACTAAATCGGAAAAAATTATTTGATGTCGAGCTTTAGCAATAATTGCTTATCAATATAAGCCTCCAATTCATCGCCTACTACACATTCATCCACACCCGCAGGAGTGCCGGTAAAAATAAGGTCGCCGATGTTTAATGAAAAATAATTGGAGATATGTGATACAATGGAATCAATTCCAAATATCATGCTGCCGGAATTTCCCTGCTGAACAATTTCTTTGTTTTTTGATAAAGAAAAATTAATGTTCTTTTTATTGATATCGGGAGTAAAATCGATGAATTTACCAACCGCCGCAGAATTATCAAATGCCTTTGATTTTTCCCAGGGTAATCCTTTACTTATTAAGTCGTTTTGAATATCACGTGCAGTAAAATCTATACCAACAGTTACCGCATTGTAGTAATTGCCTGCATGGCGTTCCTGTATATATTTTCCGTTTTTGGAAACACGTATTACCAACTCACATTCATAGTGTAATTCATTGGTAAATTCGGGGTAATAAAATGGGGTATGACTTTGCAGTAAAGCACTTTTGGGCTTCATGAAAATTACCGGTTCATCCGGTATATCGTTACCTAATTCCTTAGCATGTGCCGCATAATTACGGCCAACACATATTATCTTCATAATATCACTTTGGTTTTTGTAAGGTAGGGGGTTAGTATTATTTACAAAGGCGAATATAAACAAATCGCCTAAAAAAAACAATTGTAACGCTTATAAACGTTTAAATATCGATTTTTTACCTATATACGAAAAGATAGCTTATTTATTGCGTTCATCGTCTGTTCTATACCGATAGTTGCAAAGTTTTCTATTATTTCAACACTCTTTTGTATTTTAAGCTGTACCAGCGGTATTTCTTCTTTTTGCCATTTACCCAATACAAAATCGGCTTGTTTTCCTTTTGGGTAATTATTACCGATCCCAAACCGCAATTTTGGATAATTATCCGTGCCTAAAATATTCTGTATATCTTTTAACCCGTTATGACCCGCATCGCTGCCACTAGGTCTTATTCTTAGCTTGTCTAATGGTAAAGCCAGATCATCTACAATAGTGAGCGTATTTTCCAAAGGCACTTTTTCTTTGTCCTGCCAGTATTTGAAGGCCCTGCCGCTTAAATTCATGTAGGTAGTAGGGCAGATCACAACAAAGGTTTTTCCCTTCCACTTTATTTCTGCTGTGTAAGCTAATCTCCCCAATGTAAAAGAACCACCATGTTTTTGTACAAACGCATGTGCTACATCAAAACCTATATTATGTCTTGTGTCGGCATACTCATTGCCGATATTCCCTAAGCCTGCTATTAAAAATTTTGACATGGAAAATAAATGAACGCTGCAAAATAACGGAAATATTGCCGCTAAAGTTATTGCTGCAAATAGCCGGTATAATGAAGTTTTTTAGTGATATAACCTTTTTTAGGGGCAATTAGTATTTCTTCTGATATCGGGTTCTCGCTTATTTTAGAGGCAGTGTAAGTGATGGAGCCTCCTTCATATTCATATGAGTATTGCAATACAACACCCGAAATATCTGCAAATGCGGGCTCTATTTCTTCACAGATCGGTTTTAATTCTTTTGTGTAATATGCCGTAATAGTTCGCCCATCTTTTAAATTGATGATTGCTTTTCGGCATAGATGATTTAGAATCATAAGGGAGTCGCTGCTATATACACAAGAATCTCCTTTATATTTAATATTATATAAATTCCATTCAGACGCCGATAATTCGTATTTATATTTCTTTTTGCCCGATTCCTTTACAATTATTACCTCACTGTTGCTGCTGTCTTTAGCAGTAAAAAAAATGCTTTGTATGCGCATAAGGCTTACCAAACGTATTCTTGCCTGGTCGTTACTAATGAAAACAGTTTTTATGCCTCCATTATATGTTTCTTCTATACCTGCTTTTTTATTTTTTGATTTGATGTTGATGTCATAAACCAACGTAAGCAGTTTATTACAATCAGTCTTTTTTGCGAAAAGGGAAGAGTCACGAACAGTGGTAATAAGGCTTGCACTGGTATCTTGTGCCAGTGTTTTAATAACCGATATGCAAATAAGCAGGAAAAGTGTAGTTACTCTGGTTTTCATCTTCTATCGGTTGCTTAAAACAAATTCTGACAAATCAATAATATCTACAGGGTTTTTTGAAGATCTTGCCGCATCAAAATATTTTTCATCTTCTTTCTTCCAGTTATTCAAAGTACGTTTTATTTTTTTTGCTTTGCGGGTTGGTTTAAGATTTCTTTTTGTTGAGTACATGTCCTTCAACATAGCATTCATTTTATCCGAAACAGTAACGTAAGAAAAGTTATCAAGCTTTATTTTTTTGTTCTTTTTGATCTTTGCTAACAAGCCGCTGTAGTCAGCATATTTATAACTTACTAAGGTTAATATAACATCGTTATCAACCAAAGTAGTTCTTTCTTTTTTTAAAGTTGATTTTATTGGTGCTAAAGATGCTGATGAATGTTGAACAGGAGTATTATTTACTGTTACTAGCGATTGATTAATTGTTGTTGGGCTTTTCTTGTCAATTGTTGTTTCAACAGGTGAAGCAGTTGATGCTTTGGTTTCTGCCGGTTGAGGAGCGGTTACTGTTGCTACAGAGCTTTGAGTTTTTTTAGGTTGAAGAAAATAATATAAAAGCCATGCAGAAAAAATAACAATAATGACTGCAGCTGCAATTTTGGTGAAATAAGAAAATGAAACTACTTTACTTTTTTGAGGTGCTTTATTCTCAAAGATGTTTATCGAATCAAAAGCCGGAGGTATAAGCGAATAATCTTTTAAAGAATTAAAAATTTCGGTATCCCTGGAAGAAAATGAATTTTCAGGAACATCATTAGCCGATACCGAATTCCATATCTCAGTGAAATACTCAGCAGGAGGTTGTACCTCGTGGTTTTGTAGATCATTAAATGATATGTCAATGCTTTTATCAGCCATTGTATTGAAGTATTTGCTTTTGTAGCAACAATCGTGCCCTCGAAAGTTGTGATTTGCTTGTGCCTTCTGCAATTCCAAGCATATCTGAAATTTCTTTGTGACTGTATCCCTCTACGAGGTACAAGTTCACTACGAGCTTATATCCTTCAGGTAATTGATGTATAATATTTATAAGTTCATCTTTCGATAACTTATCTACTCCATTCAGGTCTGCGGTTGTAGGTAATTCAGTGTAATTATTTATTTCAGAGTAAAATAGCTTTTTCTTGCTCTTAAGGTAATCAAGGCAGGTGTTTACAAAGATCCGTCTTACCCATCCTTCAAAAACACCAGACCCTTTGTACGTGTTTAAATTTTTGTAAACTCTTATAAAGCCTTCTTGAAAAACATCTTTTGCATCATTGGCATTGCCAATATAACGCATACAAAGCGAATACATTTTGCCCGATAGTCGATCGTACAGTTGTTTAAACGCTCTTTCATCCCCTTCTATTGCCTGTTGTAATATGACTTGAAATGAATCGCCTTCGTTGCGTGGTATATTATCTAAATTATGTTTTACCATTGTCCAATTTTAAAATATTGCCTTCAGATATATGGATATTAAGCGAAAATATCCACATTTAACATTTTCTCAATGAAGACAATTGTTGTTGCATCTAAAAAACGTTAAACCCGCTACTGCAAAGCATTTTAAAAAAGATATAATTCATTGGTTAAACATAGATTTTTACGGATAAAATGGAAAAATTGGCAAAAATCAAAAATTTAAGCTGTGTTCCAGTGCTCTTTAAAACGAAAATATCCATAATCGGTGGTTAAACATAGATTTTTTTAAAAAAATCAAAAAATATGATAAAGGAAGAAAATGCGCAAGTAGGCGAAAAATAACTGAAAGAATGCGGAGGGGAAGGGATTCGAACCCTTGATAGGATTTCTCCTATACACACTTTCCAGGCGTGCCAGTTCAACCACTCCTGCACCCCTCCGGAAGGCGGCAAAAATACAATTGATTACTTAATCAATTGAAAATATTTTTTTTGCATTGGCAGTTGTTGTTTCTGCTACTTCTGTTTTGGAAACCTGTTTTATATCGGCAATCTTTTCTATTATATATTTTAAATAGCTGCTCTCGTTCCGTTTTCCTCTAAAAGGCACAGGGCTCAGGTATGGGGCATCCGTTTCTAAAACTATATGTTTCAGATCGATCTTTTGAAGTGTATCTATCAAGGGAGAATTTTTATAAGTAACGATACCGCCTATCCCTAAATAAAAGCCAAGTTCAATGATCTCTTTTGCCTCTTCATAATTGCCGCCGAAACAATGAAAAATACCGCTAACATCCCATGAATAAGCTTTTACCAGGTCTATTGTTTCACGCATCGCATTTCGGGTATGGATCACAATAGGCAACCCATATTGTTTAGCCCAGGCAATTTGGGTATGGAAGGCTTCGTATTGTTGTTGCGTAAATGTTTTATCCCAATAAAAGTCCAAACCAATTTCTCCTACTGCAGCAAATTTTCTTTTTCCCAACCATTGTTCAACTATTGCTAACTCTTCTTTATAATTCTCTTTAACATAGCAGGGATGTAAGCCCATCATGGCAAAACATTTTCCGGGAAATTTTTCTTCCAATAATAACATTTGTTCTAACGAATTGCTGTCGATTGCTGGAAGAAAAAATTTATTTACTCCTTCCGATTCAGCTCTTTCAATAACAGCATTTATATCTTTTTCAAATTCCTCAGAATATAAATGGCAATGTGTATCAACTATAAGCATATGTGTTTAAATGACAGAGAACTTCTAATAATATGTTATTGCATAAAAATTTATCAAAAGTCAAATTTTTAATGTTTAAACAAATAAAAGGGCTATTTTTTTTTTAATTCTTGCTTTTTTAAAAAAACCTCGTAATTTTACGATAGTTTTCATAGGGTACGGATTAAAAACGGGCCAGGGTTTCTACCCCGGCCCAATTTTTTTTATAGAACATCATTACGTTATCTTTTTGAATTTGTATCCTTTATTGGAAAAATGTTCCAGCACTTTCGGTAATGCATATTTTATTTTTTCAAAAGCTTTCTCGCTGTCATGAAATACAACTATATCGCCGTTTTTGGTGTTTTGTAGAACATTTTTTAAACATTGTTCAACAGAAAGGTTTTTATCAAAATCACCACTTAAAACACTCCACATAATAATACGGTAACGATGATTTTCCTTAGTAAGAGATTTTATTTGTTTTCGCTTTATTTTCCCATAAGGGGGGCGAAACAGGTCGTTTTTAATGAACTCTTCCGCCATCGTAATATTACGAATGTAAGTCTCATCATTAGTCTTCCAGCCGTTTAAATGATTAAATGTATGATTGCCGGTAGCATGGCCCTCCGTAAGTAAACGGTTATACACAACTGTATATAATTCAACATTTTTGCCAATACAAAAAAAGGTGCCTTTAGCATTATATTTGCTAAGTTCATCTAAAACAAAAGGTGTTACTGTAGGATGGGGGCCATCATCGAAGGTTAAATAGATTGTTTTATCGTCGACAGAATTAATATTCCAAATACAGCCTTTATATATTTTTTTTAGCCAAAAAGGAGTTTTTATGAAATAAAACATACAGCAAATTAAATAATTAAACCTTCTTTATAGACGTTAGTCTTTACGACAATCAAAAATCAAAACTTAAAACTTAAACTCAATTGTATGAAATTGAAACCGCTAATTTATGGTGCTGCTATTGCTACGCTTTTATTTACTTCGTGTAAAAAGGACAATACAACTACCACAGATCCTAATGAAATTGCAAATACAACCCAGGCTAGTGAGGATCTGGCCATCTCTGATAATATTTCTGAAGATGTAAACAATTCATTTATGATGGCAGCAAGTGATAATGCCTTAATGGGGGCAAGACCCACCAGCCCACAGGATTGTTATTCCGTTGATATTTCCAGTGGAGGTTTTCCAAAAACAATTACAATTACCTTTTATAATACAGCTTGCTTGAATGGTATCACCAGGAGCGGCTCAATAAATGTGGTGCTTTCCGATTCAGTAAGAAAAGCAGGAAGCACAGCTACGCTTACTTTCAATAATTATTACGTAGCCGGATTTCATAGAGAAGGGACTATTGTATGGACAAATACCCGTTCTGGAAATACGTTAAGCTGGTCAAGGGTTGATAGCGGCAAAGTTACTGCTCCGGGTGGAAGATTCTGGTATGTGAGTGGCACAAAGAATGTAACAGTAACTGCAGGATCAAATACACCATTTGATATTTCAGATGATGTTTATTCAATAACAGGAAATCGCACATGGACAAGTGATTCCGGCATAGTAAGAACAGCTACTGTACCGAATTCTGCTCCTCTTGAAAAGAAAGCAAGCTGTGCTTTTATTGATATGGGACAATTAAAAATACAAGGGCCTAATCATTACATAACAATTGATTATGGTACCGGCACTTGTGATGCTGCAGCTACTTACTCAATTGATGGTGGCACAGCGCATGATTTTGTTCTTTGGTAA
The Ferruginibacter albus DNA segment above includes these coding regions:
- a CDS encoding recombinase family protein, yielding MGIEQFKAFGKVKPQKKVTDFNLVGYTRVSTKDQYENNSLGIQKDGIWKFVKENNYHLQDMLGGTYESASGDYTRKEFSKLIETIKSLKKKPYGIVVNIVNRFSRTGGNAVGLLEELIENMGVHLFEASTGRNTTTIAGKLEIYQALLEAQRENYSRLAVTISGMIKHLEKGYRFGKAGRGYDHFGPKVKDYNRMRKKQEIRINKEGKILRQAWKWKLQGEKDCIIIKKLSNLGVKISKQALSKMWRDPFYCGISTSRMLDGKVVYGQWEKMVSEQDFLYVQEIIKGNRHGYKHDNSSPKRPLSGFIRCQNCGKKMTGYEVKNKKTHYYKCQKCLGVSINVETTPKAKGKGANDLFIEELNKYQLPVNLIEPFKEQLKLTYNTLNGDLEQSNKLIYEQLEKLKIDFKKLKTRYALNADIDSDVYQELKTDFELKISTLESEIENGSQKISNLDNYITLSAEIVGNISKYWAFQELETQKRIQELVFPEGIMLDTKNRVYLTSKVNLIFEESSMLVKDSKEENKNDNDKKPLSSSIVARSRLELPTFGL
- a CDS encoding fumarylacetoacetate hydrolase family protein yields the protein MKIICVGRNYAAHAKELGNDIPDEPVIFMKPKSALLQSHTPFYYPEFTNELHYECELVIRVSKNGKYIQERHAGNYYNAVTVGIDFTARDIQNDLISKGLPWEKSKAFDNSAAVGKFIDFTPDINKKNINFSLSKNKEIVQQGNSGSMIFGIDSIVSHISNYFSLNIGDLIFTGTPAGVDECVVGDELEAYIDKQLLLKLDIK
- the pth gene encoding aminoacyl-tRNA hydrolase, with translation MSKFLIAGLGNIGNEYADTRHNIGFDVAHAFVQKHGGSFTLGRLAYTAEIKWKGKTFVVICPTTYMNLSGRAFKYWQDKEKVPLENTLTIVDDLALPLDKLRIRPSGSDAGHNGLKDIQNILGTDNYPKLRFGIGNNYPKGKQADFVLGKWQKEEIPLVQLKIQKSVEIIENFATIGIEQTMNAINKLSFRI
- a CDS encoding RNA polymerase sigma factor, with translation MVKHNLDNIPRNEGDSFQVILQQAIEGDERAFKQLYDRLSGKMYSLCMRYIGNANDAKDVFQEGFIRVYKNLNTYKGSGVFEGWVRRIFVNTCLDYLKSKKKLFYSEINNYTELPTTADLNGVDKLSKDELINIIHQLPEGYKLVVNLYLVEGYSHKEISDMLGIAEGTSKSQLSRARLLLQKQILQYNG
- a CDS encoding TatD family hydrolase gives rise to the protein MLIVDTHCHLYSEEFEKDINAVIERAESEGVNKFFLPAIDSNSLEQMLLLEEKFPGKCFAMMGLHPCYVKENYKEELAIVEQWLGKRKFAAVGEIGLDFYWDKTFTQQQYEAFHTQIAWAKQYGLPIVIHTRNAMRETIDLVKAYSWDVSGIFHCFGGNYEEAKEIIELGFYLGIGGIVTYKNSPLIDTLQKIDLKHIVLETDAPYLSPVPFRGKRNESSYLKYIIEKIADIKQVSKTEVAETTTANAKKIFSID
- a CDS encoding polysaccharide deacetylase family protein, producing MFYFIKTPFWLKKIYKGCIWNINSVDDKTIYLTFDDGPHPTVTPFVLDELSKYNAKGTFFCIGKNVELYTVVYNRLLTEGHATGNHTFNHLNGWKTNDETYIRNITMAEEFIKNDLFRPPYGKIKRKQIKSLTKENHRYRIIMWSVLSGDFDKNLSVEQCLKNVLQNTKNGDIVVFHDSEKAFEKIKYALPKVLEHFSNKGYKFKKIT